One region of Olleya sp. Hel_I_94 genomic DNA includes:
- the folK gene encoding 2-amino-4-hydroxy-6-hydroxymethyldihydropteridine diphosphokinase — protein sequence MQEIKTVYIALGSNKGDKFKNLQNAVDAVFAEVGTIISIAKVYQSKAFGFEGDDFLNTCIAVKTTLKPKKVLSVLMQIEKKLGRTPKQTEGYESRIIDLDIIFFEDEIIEDKNLIIPHPEAHKRRFVLEPLQLIAGSFIHPKLKQSVDDLLAICEDTNELEQIKIWLKNPNKQFDFSKHNYIAIEGNIGAGKTSLSTQIASDFNAKLVLERFADNPFLPKFYKEPQRYAFTLEMSFLADRYQQITDDLGQLDLFKDFIVSDYDVFKSLIFSKITLQPDEFKLYRKLFYLMYKDIAKPDLFVYLYQNTERLQANIKKRGRKYESEIEDDYLEKINAGYLEFLKSQTEFNVKIIDISDKDFVKHRSDYLWLLKQICNDDA from the coding sequence ATGCAGGAGATTAAAACAGTATACATAGCATTAGGAAGTAATAAAGGCGATAAGTTTAAAAACTTACAAAACGCTGTAGACGCTGTGTTTGCAGAAGTTGGGACTATTATAAGTATAGCAAAAGTGTATCAAAGTAAAGCCTTTGGGTTTGAAGGTGATGATTTTTTAAATACATGTATTGCTGTAAAAACAACGCTTAAACCTAAAAAGGTTTTAAGTGTGTTGATGCAAATTGAAAAAAAATTAGGACGTACTCCAAAGCAAACAGAAGGGTATGAGTCCAGAATAATAGATTTAGATATTATATTTTTTGAAGATGAAATTATTGAAGATAAAAATTTAATAATTCCGCATCCCGAAGCTCATAAACGTCGTTTTGTATTGGAGCCTTTACAGCTAATTGCAGGCAGTTTTATCCATCCAAAACTAAAACAATCTGTTGATGATTTGTTAGCTATTTGTGAGGATACTAATGAATTAGAACAAATTAAAATTTGGTTGAAAAACCCAAATAAACAATTTGACTTTTCTAAACATAATTATATTGCTATTGAAGGTAATATTGGAGCAGGTAAAACCAGTTTGTCCACACAAATAGCTTCCGATTTTAATGCTAAGTTAGTGTTAGAGCGTTTTGCAGATAACCCTTTCTTACCAAAATTTTATAAAGAACCGCAACGTTACGCCTTTACTTTAGAAATGTCTTTTCTTGCAGATCGTTACCAGCAAATAACAGACGACTTAGGGCAATTAGATTTGTTTAAAGATTTTATTGTAAGCGATTATGATGTTTTTAAATCTTTAATTTTTTCTAAAATCACACTGCAACCAGACGAGTTTAAGCTGTATCGTAAACTATTTTACTTGATGTACAAAGACATTGCAAAACCAGATTTGTTTGTCTATTTATACCAAAATACAGAGCGTCTTCAGGCTAATATAAAAAAACGTGGTCGTAAGTATGAAAGCGAAATTGAAGATGATTACCTGGAAAAAATTAATGCAGGTTATTTGGAGTTTTTGAAAAGTCAAACCGAATTTAATGTCAAAATTATTGACATCTCAGATAAAGATTTTGTTAAACATAGGTCAGATTATTTATGGTTATTAAAACAAATATGTAATGATGACGCCTAA
- a CDS encoding queuosine precursor transporter encodes MTLKDKLLAQKIYLLLGALFITSLVVSNLIFQKFFYWYPFDIEIFGSKLFEVSVGILPYPVTFLITDLISEIYGKKRANQVVIGGIFASFFSLLIVFTANAVSATSWSPVNDSLFTTVFGNTMIAVFASMMAYLLAQLVDIQIYHFWKRITKGKHLWLRNNFSTFLSQFVDTFSVLFLLCAFGEISWDRFAGLLISGFIFKVIIAVFDTPFLYLGVYLFKKRFKLKQNEELQLL; translated from the coding sequence ATGACCTTAAAAGACAAATTGCTTGCTCAAAAAATCTATCTACTTCTAGGTGCGCTTTTTATAACCTCCTTAGTGGTATCTAATCTTATTTTTCAAAAATTTTTTTATTGGTATCCTTTTGATATTGAAATTTTTGGTTCAAAATTATTTGAAGTTTCCGTAGGCATTTTACCTTATCCAGTCACCTTTTTAATCACGGATTTAATAAGTGAGATTTACGGTAAAAAACGTGCTAATCAAGTAGTTATTGGCGGAATATTTGCTTCGTTTTTTTCATTATTAATAGTCTTTACCGCTAATGCTGTTTCTGCAACAAGCTGGTCGCCTGTTAATGATAGCCTATTTACTACTGTATTTGGTAATACCATGATTGCTGTTTTTGCTAGCATGATGGCTTATTTATTAGCACAATTAGTAGACATCCAGATTTATCATTTTTGGAAACGCATTACTAAAGGCAAGCATTTATGGCTACGTAATAACTTTTCGACTTTTTTATCGCAGTTTGTTGACACCTTTTCTGTACTGTTTTTATTATGTGCTTTTGGCGAGATTAGTTGGGACCGATTTGCAGGTTTACTAATTAGCGGTTTTATATTTAAAGTTATAATTGCAGTGTTTGATACACCTTTTTTATACTTGGGTGTTTACTTATTTAAAAAACGCTTTAAACTTAAGCAAAACGAAGAATTACAACTACTTTAA
- a CDS encoding AsmA-like C-terminal region-containing protein: MKKKLKIAGISLLILVALLIASPFIFQSQIKDMVRNYINESVNAKVTFDDVDLSFIRSFPQANVTLDNLTISNVAPFENDTLAKVQILSLDMSIKELFKNASEEPIIINSIAIDNAFVNLKTNKDGAVNWDIAKASNTPTTDNNSSSDGFVFDIENYSISNSAFNYLDETNNTIFKITNLNHSGNGTFSGDVSELDTKTEANVTFSMDGTEFLSNNSLKLDALIDLDLTNSKYTFKENKALINDLPLEFKGYVQLIEAGQDIDISFENPGSTFKDFLAVIPKTYAKNLDNVDTSGNFKINGIIKGQSTETTIPTLDINILSDNASFKFAELPKRVENININVEIKNDNGIVDDTYVNINTLNFKIDQDQFKSSATIKNLTKNMLVNANLDGVLNLANLTKAYPIELENELKGILKAKLNTSFDMNAIETNAYERIKNNGSVSLSDFVFSSADIVNPINISKASINFNPGTITLDNFIATTGQSDLNATGSINNLLGFLLSDKKLEGNFNVKSNIFKISDFMVEGGSKAPINQSTEPATALKIPAFLNCTIMADAKTVYYDNLILKDVKGSLKIADETAQLNNVTSSIFNGNLSLEGLIDTKTAKPTFNMNVGAKNFDIAQSFNDLNLLQALAPITKALQGKLNSSINLSGTLGEDFTPLLNSISGNALAELLTTKIEPKNKQLFSLLESKLNFLDFSKLDLKDLKTKLSFNDGQVSVNPFDIKYKDIKMTVGGSHTFSNTMNYQVVLDVPAKYLGTEVNNLINKINDAAVNDIKIPVTATISGNTLKPQVTTDLTSGVKNLTSQLIEIEKQKLINKGKDKLTDVVGNILGGNKPKDSTSTQSNGGVKDVLGNILNGNNTPKDTTKTTNDKPKDQVKDAIKGLFGKKDK, encoded by the coding sequence ATGAAAAAGAAGCTAAAAATCGCAGGTATATCATTACTAATTCTTGTAGCCTTATTAATTGCAAGTCCTTTTATTTTCCAGAGTCAAATAAAGGATATGGTTAGAAATTATATTAATGAAAGCGTAAATGCCAAAGTCACTTTTGATGATGTAGACTTAAGTTTTATACGAAGCTTTCCGCAGGCTAACGTTACTCTAGACAATTTAACAATATCCAATGTGGCTCCTTTTGAAAACGATACTTTAGCTAAAGTCCAAATCTTATCGTTAGACATGTCTATTAAAGAGCTTTTTAAAAATGCTAGCGAAGAGCCTATAATTATCAACTCAATAGCAATTGATAATGCATTTGTAAATTTAAAGACTAATAAAGATGGTGCTGTAAATTGGGATATTGCAAAAGCATCTAACACACCAACAACAGATAACAATTCAAGTAGTGATGGGTTTGTTTTTGATATAGAAAACTACAGCATATCCAACAGTGCGTTTAATTATTTAGATGAAACTAACAATACTATATTTAAAATTACCAATTTAAATCATTCCGGAAACGGAACCTTCTCTGGTGATGTATCTGAATTAGACACTAAAACAGAAGCCAACGTAACCTTTAGTATGGATGGCACGGAATTTTTAAGCAACAACAGTTTAAAACTAGACGCCTTAATAGATTTAGATTTAACAAACAGTAAATATACTTTTAAAGAAAACAAAGCTTTAATTAATGATTTACCATTAGAGTTTAAAGGCTATGTACAGTTAATAGAAGCTGGTCAGGATATTGATATTTCATTTGAAAATCCAGGATCTACGTTTAAAGATTTTTTAGCTGTTATACCAAAAACTTATGCTAAAAACTTAGACAATGTTGATACTAGTGGTAACTTTAAAATAAATGGAATAATTAAAGGTCAGTCTACTGAGACTACCATTCCGACATTAGATATTAATATACTATCAGACAATGCCTCTTTTAAATTTGCCGAACTACCTAAACGTGTAGAAAACATTAATATAAACGTAGAAATTAAAAATGATAACGGAATCGTAGATGATACTTATGTTAACATTAATACATTAAATTTTAAAATAGACCAAGATCAATTTAAGAGTTCGGCCACTATTAAAAATTTAACCAAAAACATGTTAGTTAATGCTAATTTAGATGGTGTTTTAAACTTAGCAAACTTAACAAAAGCGTACCCAATTGAGTTAGAAAATGAATTAAAAGGAATTTTAAAAGCAAAACTAAATACTAGTTTTGATATGAATGCTATTGAAACTAATGCCTATGAACGCATTAAAAACAACGGAAGCGTTAGTCTATCGGATTTTGTGTTTTCATCTGCAGATATTGTAAATCCAATTAACATCTCTAAAGCTTCCATAAATTTTAATCCAGGCACTATCACTTTAGATAATTTTATAGCTACAACAGGTCAATCAGACCTAAATGCAACTGGAAGTATTAATAATTTACTTGGCTTTTTATTAAGTGATAAAAAACTAGAAGGAAACTTTAATGTTAAGTCTAATATCTTTAAAATTAGCGATTTTATGGTTGAAGGAGGCAGCAAAGCACCTATCAATCAAAGCACAGAACCTGCTACTGCTTTAAAAATTCCAGCATTTTTAAATTGTACCATTATGGCAGATGCAAAAACTGTGTATTATGATAACTTAATATTAAAAGATGTTAAAGGAAGTCTTAAAATCGCAGATGAGACTGCACAATTAAACAATGTAACCTCTAGTATATTTAATGGTAATTTAAGTCTAGAAGGATTAATAGACACCAAAACAGCAAAACCTACTTTTAATATGAATGTTGGTGCAAAAAACTTTGACATCGCACAATCATTTAATGACTTAAATTTATTACAAGCACTAGCTCCAATAACTAAAGCTTTACAAGGAAAACTAAATAGCTCAATTAACCTATCTGGTACATTAGGCGAAGACTTCACACCACTTTTAAACTCGATATCAGGAAACGCGTTAGCAGAGTTGTTAACAACCAAAATAGAACCTAAAAACAAACAATTGTTTTCGTTATTAGAAAGTAAATTAAACTTTTTAGATTTCAGTAAATTAGATTTAAAAGATTTAAAAACAAAACTCTCCTTTAATGATGGTCAGGTTAGCGTTAATCCTTTTGATATAAAATATAAAGATATTAAAATGACTGTTGGTGGATCACACACGTTTAGTAACACAATGAATTATCAAGTTGTATTAGATGTACCAGCAAAATATCTAGGTACAGAAGTCAACAACTTAATAAACAAAATAAATGATGCAGCTGTAAATGATATTAAAATACCTGTGACCGCAACCATTTCTGGAAACACTTTAAAACCACAAGTAACTACAGACTTAACAAGTGGTGTAAAAAACCTAACCTCGCAATTAATTGAAATAGAAAAACAAAAACTTATTAATAAAGGTAAAGACAAACTTACCGATGTTGTTGGTAACATATTAGGCGGAAACAAACCTAAAGACAGTACATCAACACAAAGTAATGGTGGTGTTAAGGATGTTTTAGGAAACATACTAAATGGAAATAACACGCCAAAAGACACAACCAAAACTACAAATGACAAGCCTAAAGACCAAGTAAAAGATGCTATAAAAGGCTTGTTTGGCAAAAAGGATAAGTAG
- a CDS encoding RNA polymerase sigma factor RpoD/SigA, with protein MRQLKITKQVTNRESKSLDKYLQDISKLPMITAEEEVELAQKIREGCQKSLDLLTTANLRFVVSVAKQYQNQGLTLPDLINEGNAGLVKAAKRFDETRGFKFISYAVWWIRQAILSALAEQSRIVRLPLNKIGSINKIRKVTSHLEQVNQRPPSASEIAKELDLTISDVKQSMKISSRHVSMDAPLKEGEDYSLYDLVSSNDSPNPDTQLMRESLNTEIDRALETLTPRESDVIRLNFGLSDQPAMTLDEIGRTFDLTRERVRQIREKGIRRLRQTSKSKILKTYLG; from the coding sequence ATGAGGCAATTAAAAATTACCAAGCAAGTTACCAACCGCGAATCTAAATCACTAGACAAATACTTACAAGACATTAGCAAACTTCCCATGATTACAGCAGAGGAAGAGGTCGAGTTAGCTCAAAAAATTAGAGAAGGCTGTCAAAAATCTTTAGATTTACTTACCACTGCTAACTTACGTTTTGTAGTTTCTGTTGCAAAACAATATCAAAACCAAGGATTAACATTACCTGATTTAATTAATGAAGGTAATGCTGGACTTGTAAAAGCTGCCAAGCGTTTTGATGAAACTAGAGGATTTAAATTTATATCTTATGCTGTTTGGTGGATCAGACAAGCAATTCTTTCTGCTTTAGCAGAACAATCTAGAATTGTAAGATTACCATTAAATAAAATTGGATCTATAAATAAAATTAGAAAAGTAACCTCTCACCTAGAGCAAGTTAATCAAAGACCTCCTAGCGCTTCAGAAATCGCAAAAGAGCTTGACCTAACTATAAGTGATGTAAAGCAATCCATGAAGATTTCTAGTAGACATGTCTCTATGGATGCACCTTTAAAAGAAGGTGAAGATTATAGCTTATATGACTTAGTTAGCTCTAACGACTCTCCAAATCCAGATACGCAGTTAATGCGTGAGTCATTAAATACTGAGATTGACAGAGCTTTAGAAACTTTAACACCTAGAGAAAGTGATGTTATTAGACTTAACTTTGGTTTAAGTGATCAACCAGCAATGACACTAGACGAAATAGGTCGTACATTTGACTTAACACGTGAGCGTGTAAGACAAATTAGAGAAAAAGGAATCAGACGTTTACGTCAAACTTCTAAGAGTAAGATATTAAAAACCTATTTAGGATAA
- the rpsU gene encoding 30S ribosomal protein S21, with protein MLRIEIKEGENIERALKRYKRKHRNVKVMQNLREKQYFTKPSVKNRRQIQKASYIQGLRDAENI; from the coding sequence ATGTTAAGAATTGAAATAAAAGAAGGCGAAAATATAGAACGTGCTCTAAAACGTTACAAACGTAAGCACAGAAACGTAAAAGTTATGCAAAACTTAAGAGAGAAGCAATACTTTACTAAGCCATCTGTAAAAAACAGAAGACAGATACAAAAAGCTAGTTATATTCAAGGTCTTAGAGACGCAGAGAATATATAA
- the murI gene encoding glutamate racemase → MSKQPIGIFDSGVGGTSIWKAIHGLLPNENTIYLADSINAPYGPKGREAIIALSEKNTEYLLNQNSKLIVVACNTATTNAIKHLRQKYKTPIIGIEPAIKPAALNTKTKSIGILATRGTLSSELFHNTSLLYSDGITIIEQEGEGIVQLIESGNIVSSQMTDLLKTYLKPMIQANIDYLVLGCTHYPYLVPQLLKLLPSHVKIIDSGAAVARQTKTVLEQHGILNQVVSKPALKFYSNGNPIIMKGLLDGDFEVEFLSF, encoded by the coding sequence ATGAGTAAACAACCCATTGGTATTTTTGATTCTGGAGTAGGTGGAACATCCATCTGGAAAGCTATTCATGGATTACTTCCTAACGAGAATACAATTTATCTTGCAGATAGTATTAATGCACCATATGGTCCAAAAGGAAGAGAGGCTATTATAGCGCTTTCTGAGAAAAATACAGAGTATCTGCTTAATCAAAACAGTAAGTTAATTGTAGTGGCTTGTAATACAGCCACGACTAATGCTATTAAACACCTTAGACAAAAATATAAGACACCTATTATTGGTATAGAACCTGCTATAAAACCAGCTGCTTTAAATACAAAAACTAAATCCATAGGTATTTTGGCTACTAGAGGTACCTTAAGTAGTGAGTTGTTTCACAACACCTCTTTGTTGTATAGTGATGGTATTACTATTATTGAGCAAGAAGGCGAAGGTATTGTACAATTAATAGAAAGCGGTAATATCGTATCTAGTCAAATGACAGATTTGCTTAAAACGTATCTTAAACCTATGATACAAGCAAATATTGATTATCTAGTTTTAGGGTGTACACATTACCCATATTTAGTTCCTCAGCTTTTAAAACTTCTACCAAGTCATGTTAAGATTATAGATTCTGGTGCTGCAGTTGCTAGACAAACCAAAACGGTGTTGGAACAACACGGTATACTAAATCAAGTAGTTAGTAAACCTGCTTTAAAATTTTATTCTAACGGTAATCCTATTATTATGAAAGGTTTGTTAGATGGTGATTTTGAAGTTGAATTTTTAAGCTTTTGA
- a CDS encoding OmpH family outer membrane protein: MKQIKTLLFAAALFIGATSFTNAQTKVAHIDTGVLVESMPEMTSARAEMEKMGKTYEADIQEMVQEYQTKAKQYEAEAPTKTNEVNQQRGEELAQMQQSIRQFQADSQRQIEKKELDLLKPITEKAKAAILKVGKAQGFNYVLDSSQGSGVIMAAGKDLLKDVQKELGF; this comes from the coding sequence ATGAAACAAATTAAAACACTTTTATTTGCAGCAGCATTATTTATTGGTGCAACAAGTTTTACAAATGCTCAAACCAAAGTAGCTCATATTGATACAGGAGTCCTTGTAGAGTCTATGCCAGAAATGACTTCAGCTAGAGCTGAAATGGAAAAAATGGGTAAAACATATGAAGCAGATATCCAAGAAATGGTACAAGAATACCAAACTAAAGCTAAGCAATATGAAGCTGAAGCACCTACAAAAACTAACGAAGTAAACCAACAACGTGGTGAAGAGTTAGCACAAATGCAACAAAGTATCCGTCAGTTTCAAGCAGACTCTCAACGACAAATAGAAAAAAAGGAATTAGATTTATTAAAGCCAATTACAGAAAAAGCTAAAGCAGCTATCTTAAAAGTTGGTAAAGCACAAGGTTTTAATTACGTATTAGATTCTTCTCAAGGATCTGGAGTAATTATGGCTGCAGGTAAAGACCTTTTAAAAGACGTTCAAAAAGAATTAGGATTTTAA
- a CDS encoding OmpH family outer membrane protein: protein MKIKVLIVLVMLAAGFSASAQRGVRIGYIDTEYILENIPEYTEATSQLESKVQKWKTEIEGKLNDVKQKREALNNEKALLTKELIDEREEDLLFEEKEILDYQQKRFGPNGDLIIQKRQLMQPVQDQIFQAVQDIAKAKKYDFVFDKSADVVMLYSAERFDMSEQIIRTISRASKRTQAKNKAERKEAKDEDVIVEINDAQEERQKILDDKKAAREAATEARKKEILEAREAKKQEAADRRAKILEDRAKAREDKLNERNGNTESDTNDAPENVNEDESAKQDQTPKTREEILEERRQQKLADRAARKLELEAKKKKILEDRNKAKDEKQSEDNEDN, encoded by the coding sequence ATGAAAATAAAAGTTCTTATTGTATTGGTAATGCTAGCTGCAGGTTTTTCTGCTAGTGCACAGCGTGGCGTTAGGATTGGTTACATTGATACAGAATATATTTTAGAAAACATTCCAGAATATACTGAAGCTACAAGTCAATTAGAAAGCAAAGTCCAAAAATGGAAAACAGAAATAGAAGGTAAGCTTAATGATGTTAAACAAAAGCGTGAAGCGCTTAATAACGAAAAAGCCTTACTAACTAAAGAGCTGATTGACGAGCGTGAAGAAGATCTATTGTTTGAAGAAAAAGAGATTTTAGATTATCAACAAAAACGTTTTGGTCCAAATGGAGATTTAATTATCCAGAAAAGACAATTAATGCAGCCTGTTCAAGATCAAATTTTTCAAGCAGTGCAAGATATTGCTAAAGCTAAAAAGTATGATTTTGTTTTTGATAAATCAGCAGACGTAGTCATGTTATATTCTGCTGAGCGATTTGATATGAGTGAGCAAATTATCAGAACTATTTCTAGAGCATCAAAGCGTACACAAGCAAAAAATAAGGCAGAAAGAAAAGAAGCTAAAGACGAAGATGTTATAGTAGAAATAAATGATGCCCAAGAAGAACGTCAAAAGATATTAGATGATAAAAAAGCAGCAAGAGAAGCTGCGACAGAAGCAAGAAAAAAAGAAATATTAGAAGCTAGAGAAGCTAAAAAGCAAGAAGCAGCAGACAGAAGAGCTAAAATATTAGAAGATCGTGCAAAAGCAAGAGAGGATAAGCTTAATGAAAGAAATGGTAATACCGAAAGTGATACCAATGACGCTCCTGAAAATGTAAATGAAGACGAAAGCGCTAAGCAAGATCAAACTCCTAAAACAAGAGAAGAGATTTTAGAAGAAAGAAGACAACAAAAACTTGCAGATAGAGCAGCAAGAAAATTAGAGCTAGAAGCTAAAAAGAAGAAAATCTTAGAAGACCGTAATAAAGCTAAAGACGAAAAGCAGAGCGAAGACAACGAGGATAACTAA
- a CDS encoding outer membrane protein assembly factor, protein MKTILNYTLLALTLISALSVKAQDLSYEDGKKLILAEITVKGNTSFSEQTIITYSGLRKGSEVMIPGEEISDAIKKLWKSNLFNDIEVYLLKVEGDSAFVEIRLTDLPELNEVKITGVKKGKHETILKENKLQKGTKVTENLVTTTKNYLENKYKKDGFLNANVQVKTTEIKNDSIAKSLVNMVVAIDRGQKVKVKSIDFEGNSVLSDKKLRKAMKNTKKINPIRILKRSKFIEADYKEDLSSLIDRYKEVGYRDARIISDSLIINDNKTVSLNIKLEEGEKYTFGEVTFIGNTVYSDEVLKRKLRIEKGDTYNGVQLQKRIADNTKPDGDDLTNLYQNNGYLFSTINPVEVNADGNVIDMEIRISEGKPVYFDKVSVVGNKKTNDHVIYREIRTRPGELYSKENVVRTIRELSQLGFFDAEQLTPNFKNPNPEEGSIDMEYSLVESGSSQIELQGGYGGGGFIGTLGLSFNNFSIKDLFKKDAYKPIPMGDGQKLALRLQASRFFQTYSFSFSEPWLGGKKPVQFSTSLSHTKQFLYDATTGNADKDKRFNITGITFGLAKRLSTPDDFFTLSQAVSFQHYNLKNYNTGLFTFGDGYSNNLSYTLGLSRNNTFNDPIFPMGGSSFTATAKLSIPYSMFSSVDYTALSVERAENQAIVNDGNANVILRNEAAARISEIDQERFKWLEFYKIKFKGDWYTRLVDKLVLRPSVEFGFLGAYNQDRGVIPFERFFVGGDGLGSYSLDGREAVALRGYPNQALSSQDGGTIYNKFSLELRYPITLKQSAKIYALGFLEAGSSYDNFKDYNPFTLKRSAGFGVRIFMPAFGLLGIDLGHGFDPLPGGSVKHGWETHFIIGQQF, encoded by the coding sequence TTGAAAACAATTTTAAATTACACCTTGTTGGCACTGACGCTTATTAGTGCTTTATCTGTTAAAGCACAAGATTTAAGCTACGAAGACGGTAAAAAATTAATTCTAGCCGAAATTACCGTAAAAGGGAACACTAGTTTTAGTGAACAAACCATTATAACCTATTCCGGATTAAGAAAAGGTAGTGAGGTAATGATTCCTGGAGAAGAAATTAGTGACGCGATCAAAAAACTATGGAAATCTAACCTATTTAATGATATCGAAGTTTACTTGCTTAAAGTAGAAGGCGATAGTGCTTTTGTCGAAATTAGATTAACAGACCTTCCAGAACTTAATGAAGTTAAAATTACTGGTGTTAAAAAAGGTAAACACGAAACAATTCTTAAAGAAAATAAGCTTCAAAAAGGTACTAAAGTCACTGAAAACTTAGTAACTACTACAAAAAATTATTTAGAGAATAAATATAAAAAAGACGGTTTTTTAAATGCCAATGTGCAAGTAAAAACTACCGAAATTAAAAACGACTCAATTGCCAAGTCTCTTGTAAACATGGTGGTTGCTATTGATAGAGGTCAAAAAGTTAAAGTAAAAAGTATTGATTTTGAAGGTAATAGTGTTTTAAGCGATAAGAAGCTTAGAAAAGCTATGAAAAACACCAAAAAAATTAATCCTATTAGAATTTTAAAACGTTCTAAATTTATTGAAGCAGACTATAAAGAAGACTTATCTAGCTTAATCGATAGATATAAAGAGGTTGGATACAGAGATGCTAGGATAATTTCTGACTCGTTAATTATTAATGATAATAAAACTGTATCATTAAATATTAAATTAGAAGAAGGAGAAAAGTACACTTTTGGAGAGGTAACATTTATTGGTAATACAGTATACTCTGATGAGGTTTTAAAAAGAAAGCTACGTATTGAAAAAGGAGATACATATAATGGTGTACAACTTCAAAAACGAATTGCAGATAATACAAAGCCTGATGGTGATGATTTAACAAATTTATATCAAAACAATGGGTATTTGTTTTCAACAATTAATCCAGTTGAGGTTAATGCAGATGGTAATGTAATTGATATGGAAATTAGAATATCAGAGGGTAAACCTGTATATTTTGATAAGGTATCTGTAGTTGGTAACAAAAAGACTAACGATCACGTTATTTATAGAGAGATTAGAACAAGACCAGGCGAATTATATAGTAAAGAAAACGTAGTACGTACTATTAGAGAGCTAAGTCAATTAGGATTTTTTGATGCAGAACAGTTAACGCCTAACTTTAAAAATCCAAACCCAGAAGAAGGATCGATTGATATGGAATATTCTTTAGTAGAATCAGGTTCTAGTCAAATCGAACTTCAAGGAGGTTACGGTGGAGGAGGTTTTATAGGGACTTTAGGATTATCTTTTAATAACTTTTCTATTAAAGACCTTTTCAAAAAAGATGCTTATAAACCAATCCCAATGGGAGACGGTCAAAAATTAGCATTAAGACTACAAGCTAGTAGATTTTTCCAAACCTATAGTTTTTCATTCTCTGAGCCTTGGTTAGGAGGTAAAAAACCTGTACAGTTTTCAACATCATTATCGCACACAAAGCAATTTTTATATGATGCAACTACTGGAAATGCAGATAAAGACAAACGTTTTAATATTACAGGTATAACTTTTGGATTAGCAAAACGTTTATCAACACCAGATGATTTTTTCACATTATCACAAGCTGTAAGTTTTCAACATTACAATTTAAAAAACTATAATACTGGATTATTTACGTTTGGAGACGGTTACTCTAATAACTTATCTTATACATTAGGACTAAGCAGAAATAATACATTTAATGATCCTATTTTCCCAATGGGAGGATCAAGTTTTACTGCAACAGCAAAACTATCTATACCTTACTCTATGTTTAGTAGTGTGGATTATACTGCTTTAAGTGTAGAAAGAGCAGAGAACCAAGCAATTGTTAATGATGGAAATGCAAACGTTATTCTTAGAAATGAAGCTGCAGCTAGAATTAGCGAAATTGACCAAGAACGTTTTAAATGGTTGGAGTTTTATAAAATTAAATTTAAAGGAGATTGGTATACTAGATTAGTTGATAAACTAGTCCTTAGACCAAGTGTTGAATTTGGATTTTTAGGAGCTTATAATCAAGACAGAGGTGTGATTCCTTTTGAGCGTTTCTTTGTTGGAGGAGATGGACTAGGTAGTTATAGTTTAGATGGTAGGGAAGCAGTTGCATTACGTGGATATCCTAACCAAGCATTATCTTCTCAAGATGGTGGTACAATTTATAACAAATTCTCATTAGAATTAAGATACCCAATTACATTAAAGCAATCTGCTAAAATATATGCCTTAGGGTTTTTAGAAGCAGGTTCATCTTATGATAATTTTAAAGACTACAATCCGTTTACACTTAAAAGATCTGCAGGATTTGGAGTCCGAATCTTTATGCCAGCGTTTGGATTATTAGGTATAGACTTAGGTCATGGATTTGATCCTTTACCTGGTGGATCCGTTAAACATGGATGGGAAACTCACTTTATAATTGGTCAACAATTTTAA